The proteins below come from a single Aegilops tauschii subsp. strangulata cultivar AL8/78 chromosome 6, Aet v6.0, whole genome shotgun sequence genomic window:
- the LOC109785279 gene encoding auxin response factor 6 → MNLSPSAAAGGGLPDQPASPEVSEEHKCLNSELWHACAGPLVSLPAVGSRVLYFPQGHSEQVSASTNKEMESQIPNYPNLPAQLICQLHNVTMHADAETDEVYAQMTLQPLSPQELKDPFLPAELGNASKQPTNYFCKTLTASDTSTHGGFSVPRRAAEKVFPPLDFTQQPPAQELMAKDLHGNEWKFRHIFRGQPKRHLLTTGWSVFISAKRLVAGDSVLFIWNDNNQLLLGIRRANRSQTVMPSSVLSSDSMHIGLLAAAAHAASTNSRFTIFYNPRASPSEFVIPLAKYVKAVYHTRISVGMRFRMLFETEESSVRRYMGTITGISDLDPARWPNSHWRSVKVGWDESTAGERQPRVSLWEIEPLTTYPMYSSPFPMRLKRPWPTGLPSLYGGKEDDLTSSLMWLRDGANPGFQSFNFGGLGMSPWMQPRMDSSLLGLQPDMYQAMSAAAFQNTTKQVSPTLLQFQQPQNIAGRSALLSSQILQQVQPQFQEMHHQNINDSAIQGHNQSEYLQQQLQRCQSFNGQKSPPPQQQESHHQHQQQQSQCMQTPQHQQMQEQKHSPDFQCVPNGLLVFSQLSSTNQSPPSTLQTVSAFSQQQNLQDRNISSLAPSNVPSMHDTLRPFPSEAGSNLQGVPRTTPVPVSDPWSSKRVAMESVIPSSSHVNSSHMQQLDSEPSNIPQSSSLAPLPGRECLVDQDGNSDNQNHLLFGVNIDSQSLLMQGGIPSLQEDNGCIASLQDDNDSSTIPYSTCNFLSPSQNDFPLNEALASSGCLDESGYASFSENSDHVNQPTAAFVKVYKSGAFGRLLDITKFSNYHELRSEVGRLFGLEGQLEDPARSGWQLVFVDREDDILLVGDDPWQEFVNSVSCIKILTPQEVQQMGKQGIDLLSSAPARRLGNSCDNYAGRQESRSLSTVIASVGSVEF, encoded by the exons ATGAATCTttcgccgtccgccgccgctgGCGGTGGCCTGCCGGATCAGCCGGCGTCGCCGGAAG TATCAGAAGAGCACAAGTGCCTAAACTCAGAGTTGTGGCACGCCTGTGCCGGCCCCCTCGTTTCTTTGCCTGCGGTCGGCAGTCGGGTGTTGTATTTTCCTCAAGGTCACAGTGAGCAG GTATCGGCATCAACAAACAAGGAAATGGAGTCTCAGATCCCCAACTATCCGAACCTGCCTGCGCAGCTTATATGCCAACTGCATAATGTGACCATGCAC GCTGATGCAGAGACAGACGAGGTCTATGCACAAATGACGTTACAGCCACTCAGCCCA CAAGAACTCAAGGACCCATTTCTACCTGCTGAGTTGGGCAATGCTAGCAAACAACCAACGAATTATTTTTGCAAAACATTAACTGCAAGTGACACCAGTACGCATGGTGGATTCTCTGTTCCCCGCCGAGCTGCGGAGAAGGTGTTTCCTCCGCTG GATTTCACTCAGCAGCCTCCAGCACAGGAGTTGATGGCAAAAGACCTTCATGGCAATGAGTGGAAATTCCGTCATATCTTTCGAG GTCAACCAAAGCGGCATCTTCTGACAACAGGTTGGAGTGTCTTTATAAGTGCGAAGAGACTGGTTGCTGGAGACTCTGTCCTATTTATCTG GAATGACAACAACCAGCTGCTTCTGGGAATACGTCGAGCAAATAGATCGCAAACGGTTATGCCATCATCAGTATTGTCTAGTGACAGCATGCATATTGGTCTTCTTGCTGCAGCTGCTCATGCTGCATCAACAAATAGCCGGTTCACTATTTTCTATAATCCAAG AGCAAGCCCTTCAGAGTTTGTCATACCGTTGGCTAAGTATGTAAAGGCTGTGTACCATACCCGTATATCTGTGGGCATGCGTTTCCGGATGCTTTTCGAGACAGAAGAATCCAGTGTCAGGCG ATACATGGGAACAATTACAGGAATAAGTGACCTTGATCCTGCTCGTTGGCCGAACTCACACTGGCGTTCTGTTAAG GTTGGATGGGATGAGTCAACTGCTGGAGAGAGGCAACCAAGGGTGTCTCTCTGGGAGATTGAGCCTCTGACGACTTACCCAATGTATTCATCTCCTTTCCCTATGCGACTGAAGCGGCCTTGGCCAACAGGATTGCCCTCCTTATATG GTGGAAAGGAGGATGACTTGACCTCTTCTCTCATGTGGCTTCGAGATGGAGCAAACCCAGGTTTCCAGTCATTCAATTTTGGTGGACTTGGTATGAGTCCTTGGATGCAGCCAAGGATGGATAGTTCCCTACTTGGTCTGCAACCTGACATGTACCAAGCAATGTCAGCAGCAGCTTTTCAGAACACGACGAAGCAAGTATCGCCTACACTGCTGCAGTTCCAGCAGCCTCAGAACATTGCTGGTAGATCTGCTCTTCTATCGAGTCAGATTCTGCAGCAAGTGCAGCCTCAGTTTCAGGAGATGCACCACCAAAACATCAATGACAGTGCAATCCAAGGCCATAATCAGTCTGAGTACCTCCAGCAACAGCTTCAGCGCTGCCAATCCTTTAATGGGCAGAaatcgccgccgccgcagcagcaAGAATCACACCACCAGCACCAGCAGCAACAGTCACAGTGCATGCAAACACCACAACATCAACAAATGCAAGAACAGAAGCACTCGCCTGACTTTCAGTGTGTACCAAATGGGTTGTTGGTTTTCTCCCAGCTTTCCTCCACCAATCAGTCTCCACCTTCCACATTGCAGACAGTTTCAGCGTTCTCACAGCAGCAGAACCTTCAAGACAGAAATATCAGCTCTCTTGCTCCATCGAATGTCCCGTCCATGCATGACACATTGAGACCATTTCCTTCAGAAGCAGGTTCGAACCTCCAAGGCGTGCCAAGAACCACCCCTGTGCCTGTCTCTGACCCATGGTCATCTAAGCGGGTTGCAATGGAGTCTGTGATCCCTTCTAGCTCTCATGTTAACTCGTCGCATATGCAACAGTTGGATTCAGAGCCTTCTAATATACCACAAAGCTCCTCATTAGCACCATTGCCTGGAAGAGAGTGCTTGGTGGATCAAGATGGGAATTCTGATAATCAAAATCACCTCTTATTTGGTGTTAATATAGACTCTCAGTCACTTCTAATGCAAGGTGGCATTCCCAGCCTTCAGGAGGACAATGGTTGCATTGCAAGCCTTCAGGACGACAATGATTCGAGCACGATTCCATATTCCACGTGCAATTTCCTGAGCCCTTCTCAGAATGATTTTCCGTTGAATGAAGCACTAGCTAGTTCAGGCTGCTTAGATGAATCAGGATATGCGTCATTTTCGGAAAATTCTGATCATGTAAATCAACCGACTGCAGCGTTCGTGAAG GTGTACAAATCTGGAGCCTTTGGAAGGTTGCTGGACATCACTAAGTTTAGCAACTACCATGAACTTCGTAGCGAGGTAGGGCGCCTATTTGGCCTTGAAGGCCAGTTGGAGGACCCTGCAAGATCAGGCTGGCAGCTTGTATTTGTTGACCGAGAGGATGATATCCTTCTAGTGGGCGATGATCCGTGGCA GGAATTCGTGAACAGCGTATCTTGCATAAAGATACTTACGCCACAGGAGGTGCAGCAGATGGGAAAGCAGGGCATCGACCTCCTGAGCTCGGCTCCTGCGAGGAGGCTCGGCAACAGTTGTGATAACTACG